In a single window of the Vicugna pacos chromosome 8, VicPac4, whole genome shotgun sequence genome:
- the KLHL32 gene encoding kelch-like protein 32 isoform X6, whose amino-acid sequence MVYEPNQNKWISRSPMLQRRVYHSMAAVQRKLYVLGGNDLDYNNDRILVRHIDSYNIDTDQWTRCNFNLLTGQNESGVAVHNERIYLVGGYSIWTNEPLACIQVLDVSREGKEEVFYGPTLPFASNGIAACFLPAPYFTCPNLQTLQVPHHRIGTI is encoded by the exons aataagTGGATAAGCCGCAGCCCCATGCTGCAGAGGAGGGTCTACCATTCCATGGCTGCTGTCCAAAGGAAGCTGTATGTTCTTGGAGGCAATGACCTGGACTACAATAACGACCGCATCCTCGTGCGGCACATAGACTCCTACAACATAGACACCGACCAGTGGACGCGTTGTAATTTTAACCTTTTGACTG GCCAAAATGAATCTGGAGTTGCTGTCCATAATGAGAGAATATATTTAGTTGGTGGATATTCAATTTGGACAAATGAGCCTCTGGCTTGTATCCAG GTACTGGATGTGAGTAGAGAAGGCAAAGAAGAAGTGTTCTATGGGCCTACACTCCCTTTTGCTTCCAATGGAATAGCAGCATGCTTCCTTCCAGCTCCATATTTCACATGCCCTAACCTTCAAACTCTCCAAGTGCCTCATCACAGGATTGGCACCATCTGA